TATCTGAAGCACTTCATTTCCAACTGCATGGTAAAACATACCTAAATTACGTTGATATTAAACTCATAATAAACTGGTGTAATCAAAAAAATGGCaacttttctttaaagaaatgttcaaatgtttctaCACCTGTTTTTTCTCAAAAGCACCTGCCCTCTAATCTAGATTTATGTTTATTCACATAATCCTCATTTCAAGAAaattttgttcatttctgtGCGATGGTCTCCTCTCCATTTGGCCTCATGCGGTTGAAGGGTAGTCCTCCAACGCCTGGTAATCCCACCCCCACACTGGGGTTTCGTACAGTCTCCTCTGTGCTGGCAGAACCCGCTTGAACCCTGGAGGAGACTGTTGAACTTCCAGGGCCAGGAAGGATCGCAGGCAACAATTCTTTGGCTGGGGGCACAGACCCAGGTGTGGTGCCAGAGGGGGAACTTGGTTTGGCAGTTTGAGGCTTGGTAGGTGTGGTGGGGCTGGTCAGGCCAAGGCTCGCCAGAGCATCCAGAGTCCCATCTGGATCTACCATCACATTAAtcactgaaacagaaacaggGAAATAAATCAATGGCTGCTACTAAAAgacttttatttcactttgtcTGTTGCTTGTTTAGCATGAATATTTGATAACATAAATCTACATACAGAAGACCGCTAAACTTGTCAATatcataaaaatgtcaaatcttATCTGTTTGTTacaagcatatttaatttaACCCAAAATCTAGGACTGAagccatttaataaaaaactaaaatcttatGCGACTAAAGAAAtgccattaaaaaacaaaaaaacaaaaaagaactgCCAAAAGTATGTAAACCACTGATATCTGCCTTTATTTTTGGTGACAGATTTAATCTTCCTAGATATGGATGACTTTAACAGTTATGTTTTCTTTGGGTTTACAAACTTGACATTCATAGTGCCCACTATATATTTCACCTACCATACACCTTTTATGCCCACTCAGCCCTGTGTCAGCAAACTTTCACCACTGCTTCACAGCTGGTGCTATGCAGTCACTCTGGTGGTCCTGGCCAGGTCCACACTAAACATGCTGAACCCAATTTAATCTAACTAAATGTACTGCTAAATGTGCTTCCTGTCATCTTCAACTGTGTTTCATCTTATGCTGGCCTTTTGATTTATTAGTTTCTCTACCTGGTTGCCCTTTGAGAATGTTTCCTCTCTCATGTTTATGCAGTCTCACACTCTACTGTAGTTTTTTATTGGTTCAGGAAGTCCTTTGCTATATGGCTGCTGGATGTTGACCAACAGTGTACTCAGTGTTGTTGTGTTAAGGGCTTTcaaaaaagaatgttttataCAGCCCAATCCTCTTAAATTTCTGAGAGCGACAGACTTTATTGACAGACAGTGTAAAACTTGTGGATTAACAATATAGTATTGGGGAATGTGTAAAAACATACCTCAGCCCTTATCTGAGTTGTTGTCACCACTTTTTTGCTTTGACTTTTTGATACTCTGACATAAAGGGATCCTGTGATCAAAAATACTGACAACTGTATACATATCAGAGAAGGTGAAATTTGTCATAAGATGAGGTGTACATGTGTTACTTTACCTTGAAGCTGCTTCTCAACTCTCTTCAGTTCAAGCAGAATTGAGGAAATCTCCTGCATGTtagaaaaacaatcaaacaaaaaataattaacttCCAATGTCACTACACTTCTCCCAATCCCAAATATTGTTCAGACATATTTACCTTATTGGAGGTTTTCAGAAGTGGTATGTCACTCTCTGAACGCAATTTATTCTCAATTTCATCCCAGTTCCTGTCCTTATCCTTAAACAGAattctgaagtaaaaaaaaaaacataatcattcACACTATCTTTTTGCTATCTTGAGggtatatacacacaaattacaCTGTGACATATAAATTGGAAATAATATTACAAAGTTGAATAACCTgatttttcctgctgttttgtcAACAGAGTGTCTGATCTTAGTAGACAGCTGAGAGACTGAATTCAGCAGCAGGCTGTCCAACACCGCCTAAATATACAGAGGTCAAATAATTATCAGTGATATATAACATCCTAAAAGGGTTGGCAAATGTTTTTACGAAAGCCCCCAATATAGGATATTTTCCTCTAACCTCCTCTCTGTTCCATGTGCGTCTCCTCAGAGCTCGGGGCTCCAGACTGTCGGGAGCACGAGGACGGAGTTCCACCAGCTTACCATTGATCTCTGGTGCCTTATTGGTTGAAATCACAGGTGGGATCTTCCTGAAGTTGAGGCTCTCATCGAAAACGCGATCCACCAACTGGGCAAAGAGGGAAAGATGTTAAGGgcagcaaaaacaagaaaaaaataatttccttcCAGTGTAATTGGAGATTTATTTATAGAATTAGGAAAAAATATGTGAGAAATGGAATGGAATTACTTCTCTCCAGTCTAAGCATGTACAAGGTTTAACAGTCCAACATGAAAAAGTCAGAATTTAGTACTACAGTACTGAAATAGGTAAATCAAAGTAATTGAATGGAAGTGGACGTGGACGTGGAAGAAATTCATTAAAGCTACTAGAGTAACGTTTTTGTTGCACAAATACAATGGCAAAGGCGCAGAGGAAACACACAGTAAGGAAAtgttagaagaagaagaacaggcaCCTTTCTCATGCTCTCCTGTATGTCCGGCTGCATGGCATGTGCAGGGCCTACCTCTTCCCGGGTGTCAATAGCTGATCCCGGGGTGGTGGCGGCGGTGCTGACGGTAGTGCTGGGTGCTGTACCAGATGAGCTGACTGAGTCGATCTCACCAGCCACATCGTGGATCTCACGAGCTAGGATGGCCAAGTCCTTAGCCAGGTCCTGGCTGATCCTGCGCACACAGGGGAATAACCTGTTAACCATCAGACAGGGTTCTTTAGGAATCGGAATTGACATCTATGTGACCACATGCAACCTGCAGTATATGCACTATAGCCTATAATCACACATACATCAACATTAAAGTTAAGCCATTAAAGACAGCTGTTACTAAACATTATGTTTCAATATCACAGTGAAATATTacatagatttttaaaaaatttaattcttCAGATGAATACCTGGCTATTTCCTCACTGTGTGCCGTCCAGTCCCTGATGTACTCCTCTTGCTCTTTCATGCGATGTTTAATCCCAACTCCACCTGGACCCGTCACCATGGTAGAGCCGGTGCTTGAGGACGTGCCGAGCCTTGAGCTGCGGTGAGGGGTGAGATTATGAGGCCGTACAGTTGAGCGTCCTCCGTGCTTTGAAGAATTCCGGTTTGAGCCAAACTCTTCCTCTGATGTGGAGCCGTACTCTGGCGGCAGACGtctccatctgctgctgctggagactGCAATTGTAATGGAAGGGGAATATAATTGTTTAGTCAATATTACTGTACTTCAATACATTACAACATTAGTTATTCATAAAATTAATAACAGAGCTTGTGAACATGAGATGTTTTGTTTATGAGGTATTCCCCAGCCAATCATGCTTTGatctgataaataataaatataattagtAATTCTGTATTTCTGGGCTgcacatattgtttttaatgagacTGAAATTGAGATGCTATCcctaaactaaaataaaaattgggaCAATGAATATGAAAGATGATGGTGGTTAGTCCAAgcatgttaatttattttcattgtctttgttaAATTATTGTTCTTGGGAGTCAGCAGGAATGTTTTTGCAATAGTAAAATCACACTTAAAACatcagaaacagcagcagcaacaaaaaacaaacaaacaaaaaactctaataatcaataaataaaactacacaCTTGAGTTCATCTGAAAGCTTCCCTCTCAGGCAGCCAAAACACAGCATCCAATAAAGCcagaaattttaaaatacttcaaaATGATCACATACTGTACCAGCATTAATGTGGCTGCACAATGACGAGACACCACTATGCTCTACCAGTTTCTTGTGTATAACATTTATCAAAGTAATGGTGTTTGAGAAAATCTCTCCAGAATGTGGAGCACTGCTCCAAAACCATGTGCTTACAGGTTTTGCAGTTTGTGCTCcattttttgaaatataaatatagtgTGGGTAGAGCATTTAGGTCTTCATCTTAGCCTTACATGATGGATTTAAGGGAAGAGATATGGGGTTGACACTGAAACACATGCTAGAGCTGGGTCATTGTACTCACGGACATTAATAAAACTACACTGATACATTTACATCTGAACATTTTCaaaccaattaaacttttttcccaAAAATTctgtaatatgtaaaaaaaaagacattgccTTTTCATTTATTCCTAAAACCATTTTTACCATTTGGATTTTGCCAAACAAATTATACTTTTAAATGAGCTTATAGGTGGCTTCTATTGCTGTGACCCaggtctgacacacacaaaaaaaccacacaaacacacaatcctAAGAAAGCTCTACAGTTTTGGTACAGTACCCAAAagctcctcctctccttcaccACCCTCAGGTTCAGGCAGAGAGCTCTCTGGATGATGAAAACCAATGCATGAGTACGTcaacacagtgaaaatgttaccagacaaaTGTTTAGACACTGACACAAATTGTGTTATGCAATGGCGTAGACTTTTTGGATCCTTACACAGCATTTGTCAAAGAAACTACTTTTCCTCTTCTAGATGTTCCtacaatatgcaaaaaaaaatctaaataatgttATGTGCTCACCTGTGGGCGAGCAGTATCCAGATGTAGTGGTCCTGGTCTTGGTCTCATTCAGCTTAGACACGCTATTGGCTCTCATCCTCGGTGTCAGCCTGTTTTCTGTAGGTGTTGATGTGCGCAATCCAAGACGCAGAGCAGTCTCAGCTGACAGCCGTTGTGAAGAAGTGGAGCTCCGGGTCACTGTACACTCTGAGTCACTGCGGGCTGATATGGAGCCAAGACGGGTCCTACGAGGCTGAGCCAGCATGTCCAGTCGTGACATTCCCTTCCGACCAGATGGTGGCTTAGAGGTGGAGCTAGTGGTGGATACCTCAGAAGCCACAGACACCCTGTCTGCATCAGCTAGATCCGTATCAGATGTATCCCCTAGGCGGGCACGGCGGAGGAGGGAGGCTCTTGTAGGTCGGGGCTGAGGCAGTGAGGCCTGCTTGTTTAGAGAGGATGCAGTGGCTGCCTGTAGGGTGCGGTTGGTTTTGGAGGAACCACTGGCAGAGGTCTTAGCAGACTTGTTATCAGGTTTGGAAAGAAGGACCTCATCTGAGCGTCCATGTGCTGAGTGCCCCAAAGGTCCAGAGTAGGTTTCCTGGTCTGAGGAGAGGATGTCAGAGATGGGGAATGAGGAAGTGTGGTCATCATCAGTGAGATCCAGAGAAGGCTGGCGTCCTCTGGAGGATGGCTGAACAGATCGGCGTACATCAGTTCGGCTTGTCATCTCCACAGTTCTTGTTTTAGCCTTCCTCTCTAAGCGTTCACGAGCACTTGTATTAGTGACACTAGTCTTGGATGATGTGCTCACATTGCTCTTCTCCCGGTGCATACTGCTGAGGGAACGTCTTTTCTGTACACAACCAGCAGctttcctctctgcctctccagcTGCATGACTAGCTGTGCTGGCCGTGTCTACATCTGACTCAGGAGAGATGGAGTCCGTTCTACTAGGAAAAGCAGAACCTGAACCATGAGCAGTGATGCCTGATCTACTATTTTTCTGGTCtagtttgttttcatctcttAGCTTGGCCTCCAGGAATGCCATGACAGCTTCTGTGTCCTTCAGCAGTGTAGCAGTATCCATACTGCCCACAGAGTCGCTACGTTCCCTCCCATTGCTCCCTTTGTTGATGCGTGGAATAAGCTCTGCAGGGACATTAGCGCTGGGCTTTTCAATTGTAAAGCTGCCTTGGCGCACTAAAGGCTTCCCAgacttctctccttctcctgttcctcctccttttctttcttgtgacctctttctcctctcagtGGTGCTAGAGGTTCGGACAGGAGCCTTGGATGGAGAAGAGGTGGAGCTTTGCTTCCGTTTACTGGTCATCTCACCTTCATCCATGGGCTTTGGGtactctctgtctccctttttctctttttcttgcgGTTCAGTGTCCTGTTTCTCTCCAATCTCAGACCTCAGaactttgttgctggatttagCCCGAGGGTCATCCACAGGAAGCTGGGGAAGGGTCCTGCGTTTACGGTCAGCCAGACTGGAGGAGGATTCCCCTCTTTTAAGCGGTGCACCAGACTCAAAGGGATCAGCTTCTGGAGAGTAAAGGACAAGCCCACTTAGCCCACTTAAgattcaggatttttttttacatgataGCATATTCAAGTGAGTGATTATCATTAatatcattgtttttaaattatgtttccaAGAAAAATGTATATGATTAGtctaaacatttcatttaggCCCATTAATTCTCTAATGGTAAAGTGACTATGTGCCTCTCTCTTTATGTATGAACACGGCTGTCTCTGCTCCTGAGCCCTCTGGATCTGTCCTGGTGTGATTGGCAGCTAAAGAAGCCCACTGAGAGACCCAGCTTGAGTCAACCGGAAGAGCCTGAGGGGACATGAAATAGGGAAGGGgtgacaagaaagaaagaaacagaaacagaaataagtaatgtgaaaataaaccaGTTTGTGAAAATGAAGGGCAGGGACACCAAGGCAAATTcctatatttaaaatgttctgatttGAAGCTAATTGGAAGTGTTAATCTGACAAATACTGGGTATCATAATCATATTTGGAAATTTCATTCTACAAGCTGTTTATGATATTAATGAAAAGGACATCTATATAAATGCCATAAAACATTGGTAGAGTGGTTATCAGTGCTTATACAGACTGTCACCACATTTCTTGGAAATTCCCAGGGGGGTTAGCATGTCTCTCCTCATCTTGGTCAGTCTCATGGAGAACTAGCCTCCTCCTAAGTCAAAAACTACGGGAGTAAAGTAGTCATGTCATTGGAATTATAATGATTCACGTTGTGAAACATACCCATAAATTTTTACAGACTGGCTCATATGCTAGTCTAACTTAAAGGCACAATGCAAGTCAGATATAATTTTCAAACAATAGCATTACATAACATCAATACTGAAGCAATGAACCTTGATATATAGATTCATATGAAAGGCATGGGAATATATACAGaagcacaaagagaaacaagggACAATCAAACAAACtaagcaacaaaaagtaaaactagacatactgtaaaaacaagttttttacCTCTTTCCCTGGCCCTGctgtgctcttttcttttccttctcctttcaGGTCTGAGAGAATAGAGGAGTCCTGGTTCTGTTGGACACCAAACACCTTAAGACATTGAAAAGAAGAGAATAGCTGATAATGTGGTGAAAATATTTGCAGAGTAACAATGCATACAAATCTTATGGCATAAGTATGTGAGTACGGTATTCCTCATCAAACATAGCAATATTATGCTACAGTCCTCTTCATGAACAAAAGTAAAGGTTCTGAATTTAAGCACCAACCTGCACTTGATAGTTAAGTGTCATGGcaacaaatagaaaaatagaaatcacacatacacacatgcacacacaaaatttaCCAAAAGGAGAGAGAACAGTTCAGCAAACGAACTGTGAGCAGTGTACCAATTAACATGTCAGCTAATTATAGGAATTTGCGTAACAACCCTTCCAGTTTCCAATGTAATGCACTCAGACTAACAGTGACTTGAAATACACCCCACTAATTATATTACTGCTCCTCCTGAGGTAACATGTCTACAACTCTTAATGACATATGTGACACTGTAAAATGCCATTtagtaaaattttaattatggGTAATAGCGTCTATTAACAGTGATTTCCGAAAAACAGCAGATATGCTTCCAATCCTAACTACTAAAATTGGTAAGTTGCAATTAAAACGCCTTCTGAAGTTCTGTTTAGCACTCTCTGGTTGTGTTGTACCTactgtatttaaacaaatgtttggttttctACAATTTTAGCCAAAGCCAATAAAGCTTACTCTTTTCAGCCTCCCTGGagcattgttaaataaaacaggGCAACGCTTGACAAGTCTCTCCAGGCTATTACAAAAGTATAAGGATTACCATGTGATAGCTTTGTTTTAGTGGCAACAACACAAACTAGTCTCACAAGATTTGCTAAAAGTGCCAACGTAGGAGGTAATAAAGACACCATTTACCTTGCtttgttctgtgtgtgcattgtcAAATTCTCATCTTTAAAGATACTGCAGAGTAACATTGAATGAGACACGTATATTGCGTTATTTTGCAAAATTGGAAAAGAGAAGTAGCTAAGGCAGTTAGAGGTATCTAAAATTTAAACCTTTTagtaaaaaagggaaatgttaGTTATCCAAATAACTTCCATTTAAACTTTCAAATTATTGTATTATCTAGATATTGTATCTAGATATGAGATATGGGGGAACAGCACTGATTTGACATGatcatgaaaagaaaatatttttctgtttgcaacAAACTTTAGCTGCTTTGAAGGTAACTTTATTTAACCTCACATTAACTAAAACTTGATTACATTAATTAGATTGGCAAATTAAATTCATTCCAGAGTAGTATAACATTAACAAAGCAATGGAAAACAGAGCTATGGACCATCCGTGGGAATGAGAGCTAAGTGGAATGGGATTTTGTTGCAATATTGTGCTCAGTAGACAGTACTGGGTAAGCAAAATGCTTTATTACAAATTGGAATTCTGTGGCataaattcataataaaaatgtcccCTTTAGAGCACATATAAAAACGAGATTCTCTCTGTTTCTTAGCTATATTATCTAAAAACTAATGCAAGAAATAAGTAGTTCTTGAATcaattagtagtagtattatgATGAGGTAGAGGCAAGAAAATATCCTATATGGTGCATGCAGTTGCGAACATCTCTGAACACTTTTACCTTGTCTATCATGCGCCTGGCCTCCTCTTCTTCAGGGTTCTTGTTCTCCAGTTCAATAGTGTAGGTTCCCTTATCACTGTGGTCGTCCTCTGCGtctcctccagctgttcctgGACCTCTCCCCACAGCCGAAGCGTCCTCACTTGGGCTGGTGGGGCTACCTGTTGCCAGCCCGGTGCTGACTGAGCTCCGACCAATACTTGGGTCCTCTGACCTCTGCTTGAGGAGCACACGGGCAGCTGTAGGGGCACCTACAGTCACTGTAGCTGGTATTGGAGCAGGAACCTTACCTTGTAGAAACAAGACATAGCAGAAATACAAATATAGGAAAAACATACCTAACATGTTTTTGCAGAAGatcaaaacacagagacaagctTTAGTACCTGAGTTTTGATTATAAATGCCCAAGGTCATGTGTGTTATGTGCAACAACAGTAGTTGTAAAGTAATAACAAAAACTCTTGAATAAGGATGGattctggatgtgtgtgtattagtctttgtgtttattacCTGAATCTGAAGCTGTAGTTGCAGAGGTGGAAATGCTGAACACTTTAGGATGAGATGGAGGCTGAGGACACAGTCCCTCTCCACCAGTTCCTCCTCCCAGCAATGGGGCAGTCTGGGAAAAAGAATATGACCGGCGCTTGCGTGGGTTTTCTTCGTCGTAGAACTCAATCATGAAGGCAGTGCGGGTGCCAGTGGCTCTGGTACCACTCACGGTTATGTTCCCAactcctgctcctcctgatgctcctcctcctcccacgtGGCTGTGTGCAGCTTTTAGACGCTCCTCAAGGGCATGGCGGCGGTTGGCAAAACGCAGGCCCAGGCCATTCTCAGAGTCACTCTGGGTGCCATCCTCATGTTTGCTGcctaagataaaaaaaaagaaccaatgGTAGATATGTTATAGTTTGTCAAAAAACTACACATTGTAGTACTGCACATTGTAAtagtaaatattacatattatcATAATGTACTACTACAAAGTTGATGTGTGAGTAGCTTGGTACTACTGACAACAGCTGAGGCTTTGATACTGTAACTAATGATAACCTAAAGGATGTTACATCAGATAACATCATAATGGGTGCAGTGGTATAGCAACAGAAAACAACTACTATATTATGCATGCATTAAAtacaatacagtataaatatgaAGCCCAGCAATATGCTTGGCTGTTTAGATGTCTACTAAAATTAAGGAACcattaagaagaagaaaagatcCCATATAATCCACATGTTCCCGAAGTCACATCCATTGTGGataaagaaacaagaaacaaaagttTGCAAACCATTACAACCAACATGAACAATTAAATTTTGGTTGTGGCCTCAATGAAATCATTCAGCTTTACAGACAGAGCCTAAATTCATAATGCCTGGCTTACCTACCGCATTAGTGCTGTTACTACATTTTGATCAGTCTGGGTCACATCAGCATCTCTACTCAGTGTTGTGCAATGGCAGTGTGCCACACTAATCCAGACATGCCACCCACATGGTTACTGGCCCTGCCTACTTCACTGGGGACAAAGTGCAGtgagggggaggggaggaggacaacatggaggaggaagaagagtaGGAGGCTAGATGTGACTGTCAGTAGGGAGGTGAAAGGGGTAAAAGCATAGAGGAGGGGATGAAAaagagaacaagaaaataaaaaggagaaggCTGTACAAGGAAAGAGGTTTGGGAATGTATAAAAAAGGATGGTGGATGGGAAAGGATATAAACTGGATTAAGACGGAGAAAAGCAAAAGGCAAACAGAGAGCACTCTTAACTGCATTCTTATATAATGCAATAGTAAGCTGCCACTAGAGCCGGCAGCCAATAACACAATAAGCCGGTCAGGTAACAAGCCCAAACTTAGTGAAACGGCATATCAGACACAAGACGGCATAACTATTTTCATGGGTGATATTTAGAAAAAACTTCACTTCACATGATAAAACATTGCACCGCCTCCGTTCTTGGCAAATGCAAATACTATTCAATAatttctctcattctttctcCAACTTCACACATGCCTAAAAGAAACCAGTGTAAACATGATATCATACTATAAAATCAATCTATATTATACAATTTACACAAAATATTACACAGTCACTTGTAGAACAATTAAAGGCATCAATTTTACCACATTTTACAAACCCAAttcaaaaagttgggacaacgtgtaaaacgtaaaaaaaaaaacagaatacaagAATTTTccaatctcatcaacccatattttattcacaagctaaca
The nucleotide sequence above comes from Channa argus isolate prfri chromosome 1, Channa argus male v1.0, whole genome shotgun sequence. Encoded proteins:
- the cep170aa gene encoding centrosomal protein of 170 kDa, with protein sequence MSLTSWFLVSSGGTRHRLPREMIFVGRDDCELMLQSRSVDKQHAVINYEAGTDKHKVKDLGSLNGTFVNDVRIQEQMYITLKLEDKLRFGYDTNLFTVVRGELTVPEEALKHEKFTSGLQLTKKPSNGETTAVTTTNKSPTKTPTKTLKSPIGSRPGESRAADGVTSSKETPTKPLDCHKEERIGGDVTALPRGTPLYGQPSWWGDGDADDENSFKQETKSCSKKHDSSISESKEVHRGENDKGDSIYAPTAHDSSYLEIPTKEGHIASNGIHEIPTKDTEGTTTHAAGGQGHASFTIEFDNTSPGKVTIKDHVSKFTSDHHRSRSKRSGAGSGGTGGRDLSTLQAAMMASESKVADWLAHNDPTLVRSESTEDDSKSIKSDVPVHLKRLKGSKHEDGTQSDSENGLGLRFANRRHALEERLKAAHSHVGGGGASGGAGVGNITVSGTRATGTRTAFMIEFYDEENPRKRRSYSFSQTAPLLGGGTGGEGLCPQPPSHPKVFSISTSATTASDSGKVPAPIPATVTVGAPTAARVLLKQRSEDPSIGRSSVSTGLATGSPTSPSEDASAVGRGPGTAGGDAEDDHSDKGTYTIELENKNPEEEEARRMIDKVFGVQQNQDSSILSDLKGEGKEKSTAGPGKEALPVDSSWVSQWASLAANHTRTDPEGSGAETAVFIHKEREADPFESGAPLKRGESSSSLADRKRRTLPQLPVDDPRAKSSNKVLRSEIGEKQDTEPQEKEKKGDREYPKPMDEGEMTSKRKQSSTSSPSKAPVRTSSTTERRKRSQERKGGGTGEGEKSGKPLVRQGSFTIEKPSANVPAELIPRINKGSNGRERSDSVGSMDTATLLKDTEAVMAFLEAKLRDENKLDQKNSRSGITAHGSGSAFPSRTDSISPESDVDTASTASHAAGEAERKAAGCVQKRRSLSSMHREKSNVSTSSKTSVTNTSARERLERKAKTRTVEMTSRTDVRRSVQPSSRGRQPSLDLTDDDHTSSFPISDILSSDQETYSGPLGHSAHGRSDEVLLSKPDNKSAKTSASGSSKTNRTLQAATASSLNKQASLPQPRPTRASLLRRARLGDTSDTDLADADRVSVASEVSTTSSTSKPPSGRKGMSRLDMLAQPRRTRLGSISARSDSECTVTRSSTSSQRLSAETALRLGLRTSTPTENRLTPRMRANSVSKLNETKTRTTTSGYCSPTESSLPEPEGGEGEEELLVSSSSRWRRLPPEYGSTSEEEFGSNRNSSKHGGRSTVRPHNLTPHRSSRLGTSSSTGSTMVTGPGGVGIKHRMKEQEEYIRDWTAHSEEIARISQDLAKDLAILAREIHDVAGEIDSVSSSGTAPSTTVSTAATTPGSAIDTREEVGPAHAMQPDIQESMRKLVDRVFDESLNFRKIPPVISTNKAPEINGKLVELRPRAPDSLEPRALRRRTWNREEAVLDSLLLNSVSQLSTKIRHSVDKTAGKIRILFKDKDRNWDEIENKLRSESDIPLLKTSNKEISSILLELKRVEKQLQVINVMVDPDGTLDALASLGLTSPTTPTKPQTAKPSSPSGTTPGSVPPAKELLPAILPGPGSSTVSSRVQAGSASTEETVRNPSVGVGLPGVGGLPFNRMRPNGEETIAQK